In Fusarium oxysporum f. sp. lycopersici 4287 chromosome 12, whole genome shotgun sequence, one DNA window encodes the following:
- a CDS encoding hypothetical protein (At least one base has a quality score < 10), whose product MKASYEVALKSQEYFKETHRKILEAGHGGIQLVPILHCSTGFMLMVPKQLLNEYVKQPENDISLKRYTLQALVPDYTTLGPHIVIHPVYRNVVHKELYQKVADKMPMVNEEMKAALDDNVASKLDSNGVVQINMWDTASAILSRSANRIISGQPLCDNKEYRDATAEYAATFFASALYARFIPPFLRPLLLPYMCRPLMRCIETAAKHATPVLKERMAIIDAAEEKDIEPDLPNDMLSAIILAAKKDPNGPSEYEPMVIVARMMVLNFVQSYTNLVTMTNLVYDLISLPAGDYEAMISDLRAEISQEMAKGDAFSHEFFQRLPLMDSLIRESIRYNPIGETGIERAVGKQGGFTFSNGIHVPQGAILAAPIKAYQRDERTYPGGFNPRRSMEDPEHPRMTDISPDFLNFGLGRGACPGRFFTSNLLKLTLTHLLMDYDFERLDERPENVRKVTIDEPCGRFLITLKKRNHA is encoded by the exons ATGAAGGCATCATATGAAGTTGCTCTTAAGTCTCAAGAATATTTCAAGGAGACTCATCGCAAG ATTCTTGAAGCTGGCCATGGAGGTATTCAGCTCGTTCCAATCCTCCACTGCAGCACGGGCTTCATGCTCATGGTGCCAAAGCAGCTGCTGAATGAATATGTCAAACAACCTGAGAATGACATTTCTCTCAAGAGATATACTCTCCAAGCCCTTGTACCTGACTACACTACCCTTGGTCCTCATATCGTCATTCACCCCGTCTACAGAAATGTTGTTCACAAAGAGCTCTACCAGAAGGTCGCAGACAAAATGCCCATGGTCAatgaggagatgaaggctgCTCTGGATGACAATGTCGCCTCAAAGCTTGACTCCAATGGTGTTGTGCAGATAAATATGTGGGATACAGCAAGTGCTATTCTCAGCAGATCTGCCAACCGTATTATCTCAGGTCAGCCTTTGTGTGACAACAAAGAGTACAGAGATGCTACAGCTGAATACGCCGCCACATTCTTTGCGTCAGCGCTGTACGCCCGATTTATCCCACCATTTCTTCGCCC GCTTCTGCTGCCTTACATGTGCCGCCCGTTGATGCGATGCATTGAGACAGCTGCCAAGCACGCTACGCCCGTGCTGAAGGAGCGCATGGCTATCATTGATGCGGCCGAAGAAAAGGACATTGAACCGGATCTGCCT AATGATATGTTGAGCGCCATCATCCTGGCCGCCAAAAAGGACCCCAACGGCCCATCAGAGTACGAACCAATGGTCATCGTCGCCAGAATGATGGTTCTAAATTTTGTCCAATCGTACACTAACCTCGTCACAATGACCAATTTGGTATATGACCTCATCTCACTCCCCGCAGGCGACTACGAAGCCATGATCAGCGACTTGCGTGCCGAGATAAGCCAGGAAATGGCCAAAGGCGATGCATTTTCACATGAATTCTTCCAAAGGCTGCCGTTAATGGACTCACTCATCCGAGAGAGCATTCGTTACAACCCAATCGGTGAGACGGGCATTGAGCGAGCCGTGGGTAAACAGGGCGGCTTCACTTTCTCCAACGGCATCCATGTGCCGCAGGGTGCCATCCTTGCTGCACCTATCAAGGCCTATCAGAGAGATGAGAGGACATACCCTGGCGGGTTTAATCCTCGTCGATCAATGGAAGATCCTGAGCATCCTAGGATGACGGACATCTCACCGGATTTCTTGAATTTTGGGCTTGGAAGGGGAGCTTGCCCTGGAAGGTTCTTCACAAGCAACTTGCTTAAGCTTACGCTGACGCATCTGCTTATGGATTATGACTTTGAGAGATTGGACGAGAGACCGGAGAATGTTCGCAAGGTTACAATTGACGAGCCATGCGGACGATTTCTTATTAcgctcaagaagaggaacCATGCTTGA